In Hevea brasiliensis isolate MT/VB/25A 57/8 chromosome 13, ASM3005281v1, whole genome shotgun sequence, a single genomic region encodes these proteins:
- the LOC110666807 gene encoding zinc finger protein BRUTUS, with protein sequence MGTPFAGVDGGAGGVAVMSGPVNPIDPSTPSKTCVKNSALKSPILIFLFFHKAIRSELDRLHCAAMTFATTGGDIKPLFRKCHFLRSIYKHHCNAEDEVIFPALDIRVKNVARTYSLEHEGESVLFDQLFELLDSNKQDEESFRRELASRTGALQTSISQHMSKEEEQVFPLLIEKFSFEEQASLVWQFLCSIPVNMMAEFLPWLSSSISSDEYQDMHKCLCKIIPKEKLLHQVIFAWMDGAKSSNMCTSCQDDSKACYQDSGPPVLICQSEKTHCACESSRLGKRKYMELPCDLANSTMFHPIDEILLWHAAIRRELNDIAEAARKIQLHGDFSDLSAFNKRLQFIAEVCIFHSIAEDKVIFPAVDAEISFAQEHAEEEIQFDKLRCLIESIQSAGVSTSLTEFYTKLCLQADHIMDTIQKHFKNEEDQVLPLARKHFSAKRQRELLYQSVCVMPLKLIECVLPWLVGSLSEEEAKSFLQNMCMAAPASDFALVTLFSGWACKGHPRNTCLSSSAIGCCPARILTGSQEEIKQSFCESYSLSINEKSSFIQADEADDGRRPVKRGNLVLQEDGVACQSVGTASVPILSCGNKSCCVPGLGVNSSNLRISSLAAAKSLRSLSISPSAPSLNSSLFNWETDASPTDSTCASRPIDNIFKFHKAIRKDLEYLDVESGKLNDCNETLLRQFTGRFRLLWGLYRAHSNAEDDIVFPALESKETLHNVSHSYTLDHKQEEKLFEDISSLLSELTQLQERLKSISLSEELNGKPSGLSDHSDAFRKYNELATKLQGMCKSIRVTLDQHVFREELELWPLFDMHFSVEEQDKIVGRIIGTTGAEVLQSMLPWVTSALTQEEQNKMMDTWKNATKNTMFSEWLNEWWQGTSATTSQATTSESCVSLGSDLHESLDHSDHTFKPGWKDIFRMNQNELEAEIRNVSRDSSLDPRRKAYLIQNLMTSRWIAAQQKSPQARTGEFSNGEDLLGCYPSFHNPEKQEFGCEHYKRNCKLRAACCGKLFTCRFCHDKVSDHSMDRKATSEMMCMRCLKIQPVGPVCTTPSCGGFSMAKYYCTICKFFDDERNVYHCPFCNLCRVGNGLGVDFFHCMKCNCCLAMKLVDHKCREKGLEINCPICCDFLFTSSLSVKALPCGHFMHSNCFQAYTCSHYICPICSKSLGDMSVYFGMLDALLASEELPEEYQDRCQDILCNDCDKKGTAPFHWLYHKCRFCGSYNTRVIKVDSTNSICSTSNQ encoded by the exons GTTATCTTTCCAGCTCTTGATATACGTGTTAAGAATGTGGCACGAACATACTCTCTTGAACATGAGGGAGAAAGTGTTCTTTTTGATCAATTATTTGAGCTTCTGGATTCCAATAAACAAGATGAAGAAAGCTTTCGCAGGGAGTTAGCTTCACGTACTGGAGCTCTTCAAACGTCAATTAGTCAGCATATGTCCAAGGAAGAGGAGCAG GTATTCCCATTGCTGATTGAGAAGTTTTCTTTTGAAGAGCAGGCATCATTGGTATGGCAGTTTCTATGCAGCATTCCTGTCAATATGATGGCTGAGTTTCTTCCTTGGCTTTCTTCCTCCATATCATCTGATGAATATCAGGATATGCACAAGTGTTTgtgcaagataatcccaaaagAGAAACTTCTTCATCAG GTAATTTTTGCCTGGATGGACGGTGCAAAATCGTCTAATATGTGTACAAGTTGCCAAGATGATTCTAAAGCCTGTTATCAAGATTCAGGTCCACCAGTCTTAATCTGTCAAAGTGAGAAGACACATTGTGCATGTGAATCATCTAGACTTGGTAAAAGGAAATATATGGAGCTACCTTGTGATCTTGCCAATTCAACCATGTTCCATCCCATAGATGAAATTTTGCTTTGGCATGCTGCAATAAGAAGAGAGTTGAATGATATAGCTGAGGCTGCTCGGAAGATACAACTTCATGGAGATTTTTCCGATCTGTCTGCATTCAACAAGAGGCTGCAATTCATTGCAGAAGTGTGCATATTTCACAG TATTGCTGAAGACAAAGTTATATTCCCTGCTGTAGATGCAGAAATCTCTTTTGCTCAGGAGCATGCAGAAGAAGAAATTCAGTTTGACAAACTTAGATGTTTGATAGAAAGTATTCAAAGTGCTGGAGTTAGCACATCTCTTACTGAATTCTATACAAAATTGTGCCTGCAAGCTGATCATATCATGGACACCATACAGAAACACTTTAAAAATGAGGAAGATCAG GTTCTTCCACTTGCTCGAAAGCATTTTAGTGCCAAAAGACAGCGTGAACTTCTTTATCAAAGCGTATGTGTGATGCCTTTGAAATTGATTGAATGCGTCTTACCATGGTTGGTGGGATCACTTAGTGAAGAAGAAGCAAAGTCTTTTCTTCAAAACATGTGCATGGCAG CTCCAGCTTCAGATTTTGCATTGGTTACACTTTTTTCTGGTTGGGCTTGTAAAGGTCATCCTAGGAATACTTGTTTGTCTTCCAGTGCCATTGGTTGTTGTCCTGCAAGAATTCTGACTGGATCTCAGGAGGAGATCAAACAATCCTTCTGTGAGAGCTATTCATTATCTATAAATGAAAAGTCTTCTTTTATCCAGGCAGATGAAGCAGATGATGGTAGAAGGCCAGTCAAGCGTGGAAACCTAGTATTACAGGAAGATGGTGTTGCTTGTCAGTCTGTAGGGACTGCTAGTGTCCCCATATTATCTTGTGGTAATAAGTCTTGCTGTGTCCCTGGGTTAGGAGTGAATAGCAGCAATCTAAGAATTAGTTCTCTTGCTGCTGCAAAATCTCTGCGTTCCTTGTCTATTAGTCCTTCTGCTCCGTCCCTTAACTCTAGTCTTTTTAACTGGGAAACAGATGCAAGTCCCACTGACAGTACTTGTGCTTCACGCCCGATTGATAacatatttaaatttcataaagcTATACGCAAAGACTTGGAATATTTGGATGTTGAATCTGGaaaattaaatgattgtaatgaaACTTTGCTTAGGCAGTTTACTGGTAGATTTCGTCTGTTATGGGGCTTATATAGAGCTCACAGTAATGCAGAGGATGATATAGTGTTTCCAGCATTAGAGTCTAAAGAGACACTCCATAATGTTAGCCACTCGTATACTCTGGACCACAAGCAGGAAGAGAAACTATTTGAAGATATCTCATCTTTGCTTTCTGAGCTTACACAACTTCAAGAACGCTTGAAGAGTATCAGTCTTTCTGAGGAGTTAAATGGAAAACCTTCTGGTTTGTCTGATCACAGTGATGCTTTTAGAAAGTACAATGAGCTTGCGACAAAGCTTCAGGGCATGTGCAAATCCATAAGAGTAACACTGGATCAACATGTTTTTCGGGAAGAGCTTGAGTTGTGGCCTTTATTTGACATGCATTTTTCAGTGGAGGAACAGGACAAAATTGTTGGTCGAATAATTGGTACTACAGGTGCGGAGGTGCTTCAGTCGATGTTGCCATGGGTAACATCAGCTCTTACTCAGGAGGAGCAGAATAAAATGATGGACACATGGAAAAATGCAACTAAAAACACAATGTTCAGTGAGTGGCTTAATGAATGGTGGCAGGGTACATCTGCTACAACTTCACAAGCAACAACATCAGAGAGCTGTGTATCACTAG GCTCTGATCTCCATGAAAGCCTGGATCACAGTGATCATACATTTAAGCCTGGCTGGAAAGATATTTTCCGGATGAATCAAAATGAGCTCGAAGCAGAGATAAGAAATGTTTCTCGAGATTCATCTCTTGATCCAAGAAGAAAAGCATATCTCATTCAGAATCTAATGACCAG TCGCTGGATAGCTGCTCAGCAGAAGTCACCTCAAGCAAGAACTGGAGAATTTTCAAATGGTGAAGACTTACTTGGATGTTACCCTTCATTTCATAATCCAGAGAAACAAGAATTTGGGTGTGAGCATTATAAACGAAACTGTAAACTTCGAGCTGCCTGCTGTGGCAAGTTATTCACATGCAGGTTCTGCCATGACAAAGTCAGTGACCATTCTATGGACAG GAAGGCAACATCTGAAATGATGTGTATGCGCTGCCTGAAAATTCAGCCTGTTGGACCAGTTTGTACAACACCTTCTTGTGGGGGTTTCTCAATGGCAAAGTACTATTGCACTATCTGTAAATTTTTTGATGATGAAAG GAATGTTTATCATTGTCCTTTCTGCAATTTATGCCGTGTTGGAAATGGACTTGGTGTTGACTTCTTTCATTGCATGAAGTGTAATTGCTGCCTGGCAATGAAGTTAGTGGATCACAAATGCCGAGAGAAAGGTCTGGAAATAAATTGCCCCATCTGCTGTGACTTTTTGTTCACATCAAGCTTAAGTGTTAAAGCTCTTCCTTGTGGCCATTTCATGCATTCAAATTGCTTTCAG GCATATACTTGCAGTCACTATATCTGCCCAATTTGTAGCAAATCTTTGGGAGATATGTCG GTTTACTTTGGTATGCTTGATGCTTTATTGGCTTCTGAGGAGCTCCCAGAAGAATACCAGGACCGTTGCCAG GACATACTGTGCAATGACTGTGACAAGAAGGGCACTGCACCATTCCATTGGCTTTACCATAAGTGCAGGTTTTGTGGATCGTATAATACCAGGGTGATCAAGGTTGATTCAACAAATTCAATCTGCTCAACTTCGAACCAATGA
- the LOC110666806 gene encoding chaperone protein dnaJ 15 codes for MGSKKAESTSAPVIRRDPYEVLSVSRDSSDQEIKTAYRKLALKYHPDKNASNPEASELFKEVAYSYSILSDPEKRRQYDSVGFEALDAESMDMEIDLSNLGTVNTVFAALFSKLGVPIKTTISANVLEEALNGTVTVRPLPIGTSVSGKVDKQCAHFFGVTINEQQAESGIVVRVTSTAQSKFKLLYFEQDANGGYGLALQEDSEKTGKVTSAGMYFLHFQVYRMDSTVNALAIAKDPDAAFFKRLEGLQPCEVSELKAGTHIFAVYGDNFFKTAAYTIEALCAKSYEDTTQKLKEIEAQILRKRNELRQFETEYRKALARFQEVTNKYSQEKQSVDELLKQRDSIHSSFTVTRTVSNLSNGSTSKVLGEDSKAESPGEDGSDGKDKSAKKKWFNLNLRGSDKKLG; via the exons ATGGGTTCGAAGAAGGCTGAAAGTACATCAGCTCCAGTAATTCGACGAGACCCATATGAGGTATTGTCCGTATCGAGAGATTCTTCTGATCAGGAGATTAAAACTGCTTATAGGAAACTAGCTCTCAA GTATCATCCGGACAAAAATGCAAGCAACCCTGAAGCTTCTGAACTTTTTAAGGAGGTTGCATATTCCTACAGCATCTTATCTGACCCAGAAAAGAGAAGGCAGTATGATAGTGTGGGGTTTGAG GCCCTTGATGCTGAAAGCATGGATATGGAAATTGATTTATCTAATCTGGGTACTGTCAATACAGTATTTGCTGCATTATTCAG CAAGCTTGGTGTCCCTATCAAAACTACAATTTCTGCTAATGTTCTGGAAGAAGCTCTAAATGGAACTGTCACTGTCAGACCCCTTCCTATTGGAACATCAGTTAGTGGAAAG GTGGACAAGCAATGTGCCCACTTTTTTGGTGTAACAATAAATGAGCAACAAGCAGAGTCAGGGATTGTTGTGAGAGTAACTTCAACTGCTCAAAGCAAATTTAAG TTACTTTATTTTGAACAAGATGCCAATGGTGGCTATGGTTTGGCATTACAG GAAGATAGTGAGAAGACTGGCAAGGTGACATCTGCAGGGATGTATTTCTTACATTTTCAAGTGTATAGAATGGATTCAACTGTGAATGCT TTAGCAATAGCCAAGGATCCTGATGCTGCTTTTTTTAAAAGATTGGAAGGTCTTCAACCTTGTGAGGTTTCAGAACTAAAAGCCGGCACTCATATATTCGCTGTTTATG GGGATAATTTTTTCAAGACTGCTGCCTACACAATTGAGGCACTTTGTGCAAAATCATATGAAGATACCACACAGAAGCTCAAGGAGATTGAGGCTCAAATTTTACGAAAAAGAAATGAGCTACGTCAATTTGAGACAGAATACCGGAAG GCTTTGGCACGCTTTCAAGAAGTAACCAACAAATACAGCCAGGAAAAGCAATCA GTGGACGAGTTGCTAAAACAGCGGGATAGCATACATTCTTCATTTACCGTAACAAGGACGGTCAGTAATTTAAGTAATGGAAGTACAAGCAAAGTTCTTGGTGAAGATTCAAAAGCTGAGAGTCCAGGGGAAGATGGAAGTGATGGCAAAGACAAATCAGCCAAGAAAAAATGGTTCAATTTGAACCTTAGAGGATCAGATAAAAAGCTTGGTTGA